In Nitrosospira briensis C-128, a genomic segment contains:
- a CDS encoding YezD family protein, whose translation MVAIGKITGLEERQAGSEKVGKQIPMDIKQRILLAIADIEYGSVEIIIHGGKVVQIECREKTRIS comes from the coding sequence ATGGTAGCGATAGGGAAAATTACGGGTTTGGAAGAAAGACAGGCAGGATCCGAAAAGGTCGGCAAACAGATACCCATGGATATCAAACAGCGAATTCTGTTGGCGATCGCCGATATCGAATATGGCTCGGTAGAGATAATCATTCATGGAGGCAAGGTGGTGCAGATCGAGTGTCGTGAAAAAACTCGCATAAGTTAG
- the ttcA gene encoding tRNA 2-thiocytidine(32) synthetase TtcA: MSRKEQHNVNKLHKRLRRLVGTAIADFNMIENGDRVMVCLSGGKDSYALLDILRNLQAHAPIAFELIAVNLDQKQPGFPEHVLPGYLTSIEMPFQIVEQDTYSVVKRVIAEGKTTCSLCSRLRRGVLYRVAGELGATKIALGHHRDDILETLFLNLFYGGKLKTMPPKLVSDDGRHIVIRPLAYCKEKDLATYAEIEDFPIIPCNLCGSQKNLQRQAVKEMLQQWDKKFPGRLETMFTALQNIQPSHLADPVLYDFHGLKAGNGPVADGDKAFDPEIFETGVEEMLSLSAESSE; this comes from the coding sequence ATGTCCAGAAAAGAACAACACAATGTCAATAAACTGCATAAGCGGTTGAGGCGCCTTGTCGGCACGGCCATTGCGGATTTCAACATGATCGAGAATGGGGACCGCGTGATGGTATGTCTTTCGGGCGGTAAGGATAGCTATGCCTTGCTCGACATCCTGCGTAATTTGCAGGCGCATGCGCCCATAGCATTCGAATTGATCGCGGTGAACCTGGACCAGAAACAGCCGGGATTCCCGGAGCACGTATTGCCGGGCTACCTCACCAGTATCGAAATGCCGTTTCAGATTGTCGAGCAGGATACCTACAGCGTGGTGAAACGCGTCATTGCGGAAGGTAAAACCACCTGCAGTCTCTGCTCGCGCTTGCGCCGCGGTGTACTCTACCGTGTTGCCGGCGAACTGGGCGCGACCAAGATTGCGCTGGGACACCACAGGGACGACATTCTCGAGACGCTGTTCCTCAACTTGTTCTATGGTGGCAAGCTGAAGACCATGCCGCCCAAGCTGGTGAGCGATGATGGACGGCATATCGTGATCCGTCCATTGGCCTATTGTAAGGAGAAAGATCTAGCGACTTATGCCGAGATAGAAGATTTTCCCATCATTCCTTGCAACCTGTGCGGATCGCAGAAAAATCTTCAGCGCCAAGCGGTGAAGGAAATGCTGCAGCAATGGGATAAAAAATTTCCCGGCAGGCTGGAAACCATGTTCACTGCATTGCAGAATATCCAGCCTTCACATCTGGCGGATCCTGTGCTCTATGATTTTCATGGGCTCAAGGCTGGAAACGGGCCTGTTGCGGACGGCGACAAGGCTTTCGATCCGGAAATATTCGAGACTGGCGTGGAAGAAATGTTGAGTCTGAGTGCTGAGTCGAGTGAATAG
- the cysT gene encoding sulfate ABC transporter permease subunit CysT — translation MSTFKRHSVLPGFNLALGFTLVYLSLIVLIPLSAAFIRTSALTWPEFWAMVTTPRVMASYRLTFGASFAAALVNAVFGLLVAWILVRYRFPGKKLVDALVDLPFALPTAVAGIVLTALYSGNGWIGQYFEPLGIKIAFTPMGIFIALTFIGLPFVVRTVQPVLEDIEWELEEAAATLGASRLQTFVKVIFPTIFPALTTGFALAFARAIGEYGSVIFIAGNMPMISEITPLLIVTKLEQYDYAGATALAVVMLVISFVMLLIINLLQWWSRRRSAAI, via the coding sequence TTGAGTACATTCAAACGACATAGCGTTCTGCCGGGGTTCAACCTGGCACTTGGATTTACCCTGGTTTATCTGAGCCTGATCGTGCTTATCCCTCTTTCGGCTGCATTCATCCGTACGTCTGCGCTCACATGGCCGGAATTCTGGGCCATGGTGACGACTCCGCGGGTAATGGCATCGTACCGATTGACGTTCGGTGCTTCATTTGCAGCGGCGCTGGTCAATGCTGTATTCGGTCTTCTGGTGGCGTGGATACTGGTACGCTATCGCTTTCCGGGCAAGAAACTGGTGGATGCGTTGGTAGATCTTCCGTTTGCGTTGCCGACGGCGGTGGCGGGCATTGTGCTGACTGCACTCTATTCGGGAAATGGCTGGATCGGCCAATATTTCGAACCGCTCGGGATCAAGATCGCTTTTACGCCAATGGGTATTTTCATCGCACTGACTTTTATCGGTTTGCCTTTTGTCGTAAGAACGGTACAGCCGGTACTCGAAGACATCGAATGGGAATTGGAGGAAGCGGCCGCTACGCTGGGTGCATCCCGGCTGCAAACTTTCGTGAAAGTCATTTTTCCCACGATTTTTCCTGCCCTGACAACCGGCTTTGCGCTCGCCTTCGCCCGCGCCATCGGTGAATACGGTTCGGTAATCTTTATTGCCGGCAATATGCCGATGATATCCGAGATCACGCCTCTCCTGATCGTTACCAAGCTTGAGCAATACGATTACGCGGGCGCCACGGCATTGGCGGTGGTCATGCTCGTCATTTCGTTTGTGATGCTGTTGATCATCAATCTGCTGCAATGGTGGAGCCGGCGCCGGAGCGCCGCCATATGA
- a CDS encoding sulfate ABC transporter substrate-binding protein: protein MKFKPWLTTGLLIGGLLAGGSASADRTLLNVSYDPTRELYQEFNAAFVKHWETKTGEKVAIKQSHGGSGKQARSVIDGLDADVVTLALANDINEIAEKAKLIPGDWQKRLPHNSTPYTSTIVLLVRKGNPKNIKDWNDLARPGISVITPNPKTSGGARWNYLAAWEYGKRSYGNDAKAKEFVARIYRNVPVLDSGARGSTTTFVERGIGDVFISWENEAFLAIKELGIGKFEIVAPSISILAEPPVTVIDKVVDRKGTRDIAEAYLKYLYSEQGQEIAAKNFYRPTDSKVAAKYADRFPAIKLFKIDDAFGGWKNAHKLHFADGGTFDQIYQQ from the coding sequence ATGAAATTCAAACCATGGCTGACAACGGGTCTGCTGATTGGAGGCCTCCTGGCTGGCGGAAGCGCGTCGGCGGACAGAACGCTGTTGAATGTTTCCTATGATCCAACGCGTGAGCTTTATCAGGAATTCAACGCGGCATTCGTGAAGCACTGGGAGACAAAAACCGGGGAAAAGGTCGCCATCAAGCAGTCTCACGGCGGCTCCGGCAAGCAGGCACGGTCCGTCATCGATGGTCTTGATGCCGATGTGGTGACATTGGCGCTGGCCAACGATATCAACGAAATTGCAGAGAAGGCGAAGCTGATTCCAGGAGACTGGCAGAAGCGTTTGCCACATAACAGCACACCCTACACATCGACCATCGTGCTACTGGTGCGCAAAGGCAATCCCAAGAATATCAAGGACTGGAACGACCTGGCCAGGCCCGGCATATCGGTAATTACTCCCAACCCCAAAACTTCGGGGGGCGCGCGCTGGAATTATCTGGCGGCCTGGGAGTATGGAAAGCGGAGTTATGGTAACGACGCCAAGGCAAAGGAGTTTGTGGCCAGGATTTACAGGAATGTTCCCGTGCTGGATTCCGGTGCACGAGGTTCTACCACGACTTTCGTGGAGCGCGGCATTGGCGATGTCTTCATCTCGTGGGAAAACGAGGCCTTTCTCGCTATCAAGGAGCTTGGTATCGGTAAATTCGAGATTGTCGCGCCCTCGATCAGCATCCTGGCGGAGCCGCCCGTCACGGTGATAGACAAGGTCGTCGACAGGAAAGGCACACGCGATATCGCGGAAGCTTATCTCAAATATCTCTACTCGGAACAAGGCCAGGAAATTGCCGCGAAAAACTTCTACCGGCCCACCGATTCGAAGGTTGCGGCGAAATATGCAGATCGATTCCCGGCCATCAAGCTGTTCAAGATCGATGACGCGTTTGGCGGCTGGAAGAACGCGCATAAGCTGCATTTTGCCGATGGGGGCACGTTCGACCAGATTTATCAACAATGA
- a CDS encoding Do family serine endopeptidase codes for MQKSFRIILRYTSFIALLAVALPGYSAVPFTNSKNGLPTLAPLLHDVTPAVVNISVLTPSAIEDNPLFRDPFFRRFFDLPDQAARPERSAGSGVIVDAANGYVVTNYHVIKNARQVMVTLKDRRQFQAKLVGTDPGTDIAVLQIEAKDLQALRLGDSERLDVGDFVVAIGNPFGLGQTVTSGIVSALGRSGLDIEGYEDFIQTDASINPGNSGGALVDLKGELIGINTAIVGPSGASVGIGLAIPSVMVKAVLDQIVRFGEVRRGRLGASGEDITYDLAASLGLGSTEGAIISTVEPNSTAEKAGLRLRDVVTAVNGRPVRNSVDLRNKIGMTPIGETINLRLLREGKVINAKVKIAKPLDESGTEAETVPQLAGATVANLKSGSSRGKVEGVLVTKADANSPAWLHGLRPGDIIVGVNRRKVRTVQEFLAVLQTSKDVIVLNLLRGDFRLTLIIQ; via the coding sequence ATGCAAAAGTCCTTCAGGATTATTTTACGCTACACCAGTTTCATTGCTTTGCTGGCAGTGGCGTTGCCCGGCTACTCCGCTGTGCCATTCACCAACAGCAAGAATGGCCTGCCTACATTGGCGCCGCTACTTCATGACGTAACCCCGGCGGTCGTCAATATTTCCGTGCTGACGCCTTCGGCCATCGAAGACAATCCATTGTTTCGCGACCCATTTTTCCGCCGTTTTTTTGATCTCCCCGACCAGGCGGCGCGCCCCGAGCGTAGCGCCGGATCCGGCGTTATCGTGGACGCAGCAAACGGTTATGTCGTGACAAATTACCATGTGATAAAGAATGCCCGGCAGGTGATGGTCACACTCAAGGATCGACGCCAGTTTCAGGCGAAGCTGGTGGGAACGGATCCGGGCACGGACATCGCCGTGCTGCAGATCGAGGCAAAGGATCTGCAGGCTTTACGCCTTGGCGATTCCGAGCGGCTCGACGTCGGAGACTTCGTGGTTGCGATCGGCAATCCATTTGGACTGGGGCAGACCGTGACCTCGGGTATCGTGAGCGCGCTGGGAAGAAGCGGGCTCGATATCGAGGGTTATGAGGATTTCATACAGACCGATGCCTCCATCAATCCGGGTAATTCCGGGGGCGCGCTGGTCGATCTCAAGGGGGAACTGATCGGTATCAACACAGCGATCGTAGGCCCATCCGGCGCCAGCGTGGGCATCGGCCTCGCCATACCCAGCGTCATGGTCAAGGCCGTGCTCGATCAGATTGTGCGTTTTGGCGAAGTGCGCCGAGGCAGGCTGGGCGCGAGCGGCGAAGACATCACCTATGACCTGGCTGCATCCCTCGGGCTGGGTTCCACCGAAGGGGCGATCATCAGCACGGTCGAGCCCAACTCGACTGCGGAAAAGGCAGGCCTGAGGCTTCGTGACGTGGTAACGGCGGTCAATGGGCGGCCCGTGAGAAATTCCGTTGATTTGCGCAACAAGATAGGAATGACGCCTATCGGCGAAACGATAAATCTAAGGCTCTTGAGGGAAGGTAAAGTTATCAACGCGAAGGTCAAGATCGCAAAGCCGCTCGATGAATCTGGTACCGAGGCAGAAACAGTGCCTCAACTCGCGGGTGCAACGGTGGCGAATCTCAAAAGCGGGTCGTCACGCGGGAAGGTGGAAGGTGTGCTGGTGACCAAGGCAGATGCAAACAGCCCCGCCTGGCTGCATGGTCTGAGGCCTGGCGATATCATTGTCGGGGTCAACCGTAGAAAGGTCCGCACGGTACAGGAATTTCTGGCGGTGTTGCAAACGAGCAAAGATGTCATCGTTCTCAATCTGCTGCGTGGCGATTTCAGGCTGACCCTCATAATCCAGTAA
- the leuS gene encoding leucine--tRNA ligase gives MQEKYHPQEIEAEAQRHWNDTAAFRAVEIPEKQKYYCLSMFPYPSGKLHMGHVRNYTIGDVLSRYRRMLGYNVLQPMGWDAFGLPAENAAMQNNVPPAKWTHDNIAYMRKQLQSLGLAIDWSRELATCSPEYYRWNQWLFLRMLEKGLAYRTTGTVNWDPVDQTVLANEQVIDGRGWRTGALVEKREIPMYYMKITAYADELLDTLDTLPGWPERVKTMQANWIGKSFGVDVTFPADAASGTPQALKVFTTRADTLLGVTYVAVAAEHPVALYAAKNRPDLAEFIEVCKHGGTMEAELATQEKKGMDTGLFVIHPLTGARLPVWIANYVLMGYGEGAVMAVPAHDERDFEFATKYSLPIKPVIKPVGSDLGTPLTQAYAEYGLTFDSGEFSGLVFQAAVDAIAAALKYKGLGEKRVHYRLRDWGISRQRYWGCPIPLIYCDACGVVPVPDDQLPVVLPDNLVPDGSGNPLAKTPSFYACQCPRCGKPARRETDTMDTFVDSSWYYIRYACADQNKSMVDARVNYWLPVDQYIGGIEHAILHLLYSRFWSKVMHDLGLVAFNEPFANLLTQGMVLNEIMFRKTETGRVVYFNPADVDIQTDEQGRRIGALLRADGQPVELGGIGTMSKSRNNGVDPQKLVEQYGADTARLFMMFASPPEQTLEWADAGIDGAFRFLKRLWKQVYEHMQQGGAIDRPAQNGDLGPELRSLRYQLHQTIAKVGDDLGRRHTFNTAIAAVMELMNALGKLQDPSPAARSLMQEAMESIVLLLSPIIPHICHALWRELKPGTELLDQSWPQVDSTALVQDEVELIVQVNGKLRGKIRVARDTEPTIIERLALESEPVRKFIAGEVKKIVIVPGRLVNIVV, from the coding sequence ATGCAGGAAAAATATCACCCACAGGAAATCGAAGCGGAAGCCCAGCGGCACTGGAACGATACCGCTGCGTTCAGAGCTGTAGAGATCCCCGAAAAGCAAAAATATTACTGCCTCTCCATGTTTCCCTATCCATCGGGCAAGCTGCACATGGGGCACGTACGCAATTATACGATTGGCGACGTGCTGTCACGCTATCGCCGTATGCTCGGTTACAACGTTTTGCAACCCATGGGCTGGGATGCTTTCGGTTTACCTGCGGAGAATGCGGCGATGCAGAACAATGTGCCGCCGGCGAAGTGGACGCACGATAACATTGCTTACATGCGCAAGCAGCTGCAGAGTCTGGGGCTCGCCATCGACTGGAGCCGCGAGCTCGCAACCTGCAGTCCGGAGTACTACCGGTGGAATCAATGGCTGTTTCTGCGAATGCTGGAAAAAGGATTGGCTTACAGAACGACCGGCACGGTCAACTGGGACCCGGTCGATCAGACGGTGCTGGCCAATGAGCAGGTCATAGACGGACGGGGCTGGCGCACCGGCGCATTGGTGGAAAAGCGTGAAATCCCGATGTATTACATGAAGATTACCGCGTATGCCGATGAGCTGCTGGACACATTGGATACGCTCCCCGGTTGGCCTGAACGGGTAAAGACCATGCAGGCCAACTGGATCGGCAAGAGCTTCGGGGTCGACGTGACGTTTCCTGCCGATGCCGCATCCGGCACGCCCCAAGCGTTGAAGGTTTTTACCACGCGCGCGGATACGCTGCTGGGCGTTACGTACGTTGCTGTGGCAGCGGAGCATCCGGTTGCGCTATATGCGGCGAAAAACAGGCCCGACCTCGCTGAGTTCATCGAGGTGTGCAAGCATGGCGGCACCATGGAGGCGGAACTCGCGACCCAGGAAAAGAAAGGGATGGACACAGGGTTGTTTGTCATCCATCCGCTGACGGGAGCAAGACTTCCGGTATGGATAGCCAATTACGTACTCATGGGTTACGGCGAAGGCGCGGTAATGGCGGTGCCGGCGCACGACGAACGTGATTTCGAGTTTGCGACAAAATACTCGCTACCGATCAAGCCGGTGATCAAACCGGTTGGTTCCGATCTGGGTACTCCGCTTACGCAGGCGTACGCGGAGTACGGTCTTACGTTTGATTCAGGCGAATTTTCCGGTCTTGTATTTCAGGCGGCGGTGGACGCAATCGCGGCGGCGTTGAAATATAAGGGGTTGGGTGAAAAACGTGTGCACTACCGTCTCCGCGACTGGGGCATTTCACGCCAGCGCTACTGGGGCTGTCCTATTCCTCTTATTTATTGTGATGCATGTGGTGTGGTACCGGTGCCCGATGACCAGCTTCCCGTCGTGCTGCCGGACAACCTTGTGCCGGACGGGTCCGGCAATCCGTTAGCGAAGACCCCATCATTTTACGCATGCCAGTGTCCCCGCTGCGGCAAGCCGGCGCGGCGGGAAACAGACACCATGGATACTTTTGTCGATTCGTCGTGGTATTACATCCGCTACGCCTGTGCCGACCAGAACAAGAGCATGGTCGATGCGCGTGTGAATTACTGGCTGCCGGTGGACCAGTACATCGGCGGCATTGAACACGCCATCCTGCATCTTCTCTATTCTCGCTTCTGGAGCAAGGTCATGCACGATCTCGGGCTGGTTGCGTTCAACGAGCCATTCGCCAACCTGCTGACTCAAGGCATGGTTCTGAACGAGATCATGTTTCGAAAAACGGAAACCGGACGTGTCGTATATTTCAATCCGGCGGACGTGGATATACAAACCGATGAGCAAGGGCGGCGTATTGGCGCATTGCTGCGTGCGGATGGTCAACCGGTGGAGTTGGGCGGAATTGGTACCATGTCGAAATCCAGGAATAACGGCGTCGACCCGCAAAAACTGGTGGAACAATATGGGGCCGATACCGCACGGCTGTTCATGATGTTCGCGAGCCCGCCCGAGCAGACCCTCGAATGGGCAGATGCCGGGATAGATGGCGCATTCCGCTTTTTGAAGCGGTTATGGAAACAGGTATATGAACATATGCAGCAAGGCGGGGCGATTGACCGCCCGGCGCAAAATGGAGACCTCGGCCCGGAACTCCGGTCCTTGCGTTACCAATTGCATCAGACTATCGCCAAGGTTGGCGACGATCTGGGCAGGCGGCATACCTTCAATACTGCCATCGCAGCCGTGATGGAGTTAATGAACGCGCTTGGAAAGCTGCAGGATCCCAGCCCGGCTGCGCGCAGCTTGATGCAGGAAGCGATGGAAAGCATTGTATTGCTGTTATCGCCTATCATTCCCCACATCTGTCACGCCCTGTGGCGTGAACTTAAGCCGGGAACCGAACTCCTAGATCAGTCCTGGCCGCAAGTCGATAGCACGGCGCTTGTCCAGGATGAGGTTGAACTGATAGTCCAGGTCAATGGCAAACTGCGC
- a CDS encoding alginate export family protein produces the protein MKLYWRIMLVSTISILPIGVIQADVNTGKFEAPGMSKEDARIGREDEGDKILKSQLTERTDKADAKKPPAPKAEKKSTSYFKPSSSYSTQPESDPPRYVQTLSKTGIEAFKDIYWLDIGLDHRTRYEFRSNDIRRTDMRLDQPFLLRSRAYVGIREILDPFRGAVEFQDSRRYNGNFPHDDRDFNDYELIQAYGELYFKSALGEDDRKQQRPIRLRVGRMAYEALDRRLIGRNEWRNTTNTFEGFRLNLGQEANDWEVDLWAYQPVKRLLTEFDERIENQWFYGAIGHWRKWSDIITLQPYYMGLMQDGSKTGQIDRHIHAPALRGYGKIGNTGLDFDFNLIYQFGRNGTEEHEAHAYITEVGYNLEYSWKPRISAFYGYASGDRHPNDGVNNRFERFFGFARPWSADDYIVFENIKAPKVKLEFQPTADLRIDGGYSWFWLASSTDRFNNLLDGNTSARPNPGFNRDITGRSGDFIGHSFDVRARYKIAKHISTTVGYSHFTSGEFTRNRQIAALGKSPGSSDFFYVEVVVSAF, from the coding sequence ATGAAGCTTTATTGGCGAATCATGCTTGTATCTACAATTTCAATATTGCCGATCGGCGTGATTCAAGCGGATGTGAATACTGGAAAATTCGAGGCACCGGGAATGAGTAAAGAAGACGCTCGAATTGGCCGAGAAGATGAGGGCGACAAAATTTTAAAGTCGCAACTTACTGAACGAACTGATAAAGCGGATGCGAAAAAACCACCCGCGCCGAAAGCGGAAAAGAAATCGACAAGCTACTTCAAGCCTTCCAGCAGCTATTCCACCCAACCGGAATCCGATCCGCCTCGATACGTGCAGACACTCAGCAAAACCGGTATTGAAGCATTCAAGGATATCTACTGGCTGGATATCGGCCTGGACCATCGGACGCGTTACGAATTTCGCAGTAACGATATTCGGCGCACCGACATGAGACTCGACCAGCCTTTTCTGCTGCGCTCGCGCGCATATGTCGGGATAAGGGAAATTCTAGATCCATTTCGGGGCGCTGTCGAGTTTCAGGACTCGCGCCGCTACAACGGCAATTTTCCGCATGACGACCGTGATTTCAATGACTATGAACTGATTCAAGCATATGGCGAGCTCTACTTCAAAAGCGCATTGGGTGAAGACGATCGGAAACAACAGCGCCCCATCAGGCTTCGCGTTGGCCGCATGGCATATGAGGCATTGGATCGGCGTTTGATCGGCCGGAACGAATGGCGTAATACCACGAACACGTTCGAGGGTTTTCGACTCAATCTGGGCCAGGAAGCAAACGACTGGGAAGTTGATTTATGGGCTTACCAACCTGTCAAGCGCCTACTGACCGAGTTTGACGAGCGCATCGAGAATCAGTGGTTCTATGGTGCAATCGGCCACTGGCGGAAGTGGTCTGACATTATCACACTCCAGCCGTATTACATGGGCCTCATGCAGGATGGCAGCAAGACAGGGCAGATCGACCGGCATATTCACGCGCCTGCCCTGAGAGGTTACGGCAAAATAGGGAATACCGGTCTGGACTTCGATTTCAACCTGATCTATCAGTTCGGGCGGAATGGCACGGAAGAACATGAGGCGCATGCTTATATCACTGAGGTGGGATATAACCTCGAGTACAGTTGGAAACCCCGTATCAGCGCGTTTTATGGGTATGCAAGCGGCGATCGGCATCCCAATGATGGTGTAAACAATCGCTTTGAGCGGTTCTTTGGTTTTGCGCGGCCCTGGTCGGCGGACGATTACATTGTTTTCGAAAACATCAAGGCGCCCAAAGTCAAGCTTGAGTTTCAGCCGACCGCGGACTTGCGTATAGACGGCGGTTACAGTTGGTTCTGGCTTGCCAGCAGTACGGATCGCTTTAACAATCTCCTTGATGGCAATACGAGCGCGCGTCCCAACCCCGGTTTTAATCGGGATATTACCGGAAGAAGCGGTGATTTCATTGGCCACTCCTTTGATGTCCGTGCACGCTACAAGATTGCGAAACATATCAGCACAACTGTGGGTTACTCACACTTTACAAGCGGCGAGTTCACGCGTAACAGGCAGATAGCGGCCCTTGGCAAGAGCCCCGGCAGTTCCGACTTTTTTTATGTTGAAGTGGTAGTCAGCGCTTTTTAA
- a CDS encoding DUF2325 domain-containing protein — MTALIIGGDYIETLRRELLAHGLRRVEHWDGRQPRVTRRAIPVSARLVVILHDYVSHGVSNALKQQAYRRDIPLVFCRSSTHDLRQKLERLELAESPCRGGYPIGSEFMNGSTRWHPGNFTGLDRIHA; from the coding sequence ATGACAGCATTGATCATCGGCGGGGATTACATTGAAACGTTAAGGCGGGAACTCCTCGCGCACGGCTTGAGGCGTGTCGAACACTGGGATGGCCGGCAGCCAAGAGTTACCCGGCGCGCGATTCCCGTTAGTGCCAGGCTGGTGGTGATACTGCACGATTATGTCAGCCATGGCGTGTCGAACGCTTTGAAGCAGCAAGCGTATAGAAGAGACATACCGCTGGTGTTCTGCCGCAGCTCGACGCATGACCTGCGCCAAAAGCTGGAGAGGCTCGAATTAGCGGAGAGTCCCTGTCGCGGCGGCTATCCAATCGGGTCGGAATTCATGAACGGATCGACACGCTGGCATCCAGGCAACTTTACCGGGTTGGACCGGATTCATGCCTGA
- the cysW gene encoding sulfate ABC transporter permease subunit CysW — protein MSTTVLPIPVGKRRVVTDEPGWVRWVLIGLALAFLALFLFIPLILVFYEALKKGVDVYVAAITEPDAVAAIQLTLTAAAIAVPLNLIFGIAAAWAIAKFEFRGKSLLITLIDLPFSVSPVVAGLIYVLIFGLQGWLGPWLAENDIKIIFAIPGIVLATIFVTVPFIARELIPLMQAQGTEEEEAAVVLGANGWQIFFRVTLPNIKWGLLYGTILCNARAMGEFGAVSVVSGHIRGSTNTLPLHVEILYNEYNFAAAFAVASLLALLALVTLALKAFVESRNKQQMENANEHRST, from the coding sequence ATGAGTACTACTGTCCTTCCAATACCCGTCGGCAAACGTCGGGTGGTTACGGACGAGCCTGGCTGGGTACGCTGGGTCTTGATTGGACTGGCGCTCGCCTTCCTGGCGCTGTTCCTCTTCATACCATTGATCCTGGTCTTCTATGAGGCCCTGAAAAAAGGCGTGGATGTCTACGTGGCCGCCATCACGGAACCTGATGCAGTAGCGGCGATCCAACTTACCCTGACTGCGGCGGCGATCGCAGTGCCGCTCAACCTGATATTCGGCATAGCGGCCGCCTGGGCTATTGCCAAGTTCGAGTTCCGCGGCAAGAGCCTGCTGATAACGCTTATCGATTTGCCCTTCTCGGTTTCGCCAGTGGTGGCGGGGCTGATCTATGTGCTTATCTTCGGCCTGCAGGGTTGGCTGGGGCCATGGCTAGCCGAAAATGACATCAAGATAATTTTCGCGATACCCGGCATCGTCCTCGCCACTATCTTCGTAACTGTCCCCTTTATCGCACGTGAGCTGATCCCATTGATGCAGGCACAGGGTACCGAAGAGGAGGAGGCGGCGGTAGTACTGGGCGCCAACGGCTGGCAGATATTCTTCCGTGTCACGCTCCCGAACATCAAGTGGGGCCTGTTGTATGGCACCATCCTCTGCAATGCCCGGGCAATGGGCGAATTCGGCGCGGTATCCGTGGTATCCGGCCACATTCGCGGCAGTACCAATACCCTGCCGCTTCACGTCGAGATCCTCTACAACGAATACAACTTCGCCGCTGCCTTTGCGGTAGCGTCACTGCTGGCGTTGCTTGCATTGGTGACGCTCGCGCTGAAAGCGTTCGTCGAATCCAGAAACAAACAGCAGATGGAGAATGCCAATGAGCATCGAAGTACGTAA
- a CDS encoding EAL domain-containing protein produces the protein MNMETRNKQYEFGQIQAVTDHLLQRAENGWVVGYFLNNQLSSVFQPVFDASERRVAGHSAYIRSQPDRDAVLSPWGVFALASEDALLVSVDRLCRTLHAINYFKVASGQGSLFVSVQPRLLESVKDDHGLAFENILNLIGIRTSRVVIEIPSEVNRDLRLLRHVIGNYRSRGYRIAVNHSGPNDDDMAELGSLYPDVVRLNASTLLQHDGIDTLLDTAHRLGAVILARGIETRQQVIAAVRSGADLLQGRFLGEPARTVEVDGPGAAANVHQPAGGRSMNPDINFS, from the coding sequence ATGAATATGGAAACGAGAAACAAACAATATGAATTCGGGCAAATCCAGGCAGTTACCGATCATCTTTTACAGCGTGCGGAAAATGGCTGGGTAGTTGGCTATTTTTTAAACAATCAGCTATCCAGCGTCTTTCAGCCGGTATTCGATGCAAGTGAACGCCGTGTGGCGGGACATTCTGCTTACATCCGGTCCCAGCCGGATCGCGATGCTGTGTTGTCGCCCTGGGGAGTCTTCGCCCTGGCTTCCGAGGACGCTTTACTGGTCAGCGTGGATCGCCTCTGCCGTACGCTGCATGCGATCAATTATTTCAAGGTTGCCTCCGGACAAGGCAGTCTTTTCGTCAGCGTGCAGCCCCGCCTTCTGGAGAGCGTCAAGGACGATCACGGACTGGCGTTTGAGAACATACTGAATCTCATCGGAATCAGAACCTCGCGGGTGGTGATCGAGATTCCGAGCGAAGTGAATCGCGACTTGAGGTTGCTCAGGCACGTAATCGGAAACTATCGATCGCGTGGTTATCGCATTGCAGTGAATCACAGCGGCCCAAATGACGACGACATGGCGGAACTGGGGAGCCTGTACCCGGACGTCGTAAGGCTGAATGCTTCCACCCTGCTGCAACATGATGGAATAGATACGCTGCTGGACACAGCCCATCGCCTGGGAGCCGTCATCCTGGCAAGAGGTATCGAAACCAGGCAGCAGGTGATTGCTGCGGTTCGCTCAGGTGCGGATCTATTGCAAGGTCGTTTCCTTGGGGAACCGGCCCGCACGGTCGAAGTGGATGGGCCGGGCGCCGCCGCGAATGTGCATCAACCCGCAGGCGGCCGATCGATGAATCCAGATATAAATTTCAGTTGA